A genomic segment from Maniola jurtina chromosome 9, ilManJurt1.1, whole genome shotgun sequence encodes:
- the LOC123868215 gene encoding uncharacterized protein LOC123868215 isoform X3 codes for MDNEDILVTSHNRSRNFSHEEERALVELVIKHKDVVLNKCTNSAANIAKEEGWKKICKEINKRGFEYKRTSESLKTKWLNLKRFAKKVSHNIIDDTNLDEVLTSVVMLINEMDTGASLTAVPMDGSENNTNGSTTEAPQEDSFQAVNDMEEEKEKVNLWSDNAHNQSDESDDAVKVVPIKRRRFRTLNFTPSECSLLLKCIREEKDNILIKGKGMSAKAIKMQNRAWDRITQKYNKLSPRKRTYKVLRTKFDNMKRMSNSVNFKDIFSSDKDEKFDRNRNRQHERLDEKHEDFAEVKYEFKTEPVPDTSMDKDSDVDNEEYPDISVASRDKYEKYSDPLSTVLNGDSGMESISHFGSYTPPENKEISKLKLELLKYQLETARLERQRISAALEGENSERQSKAIETSLRLRAARLDTVASESKLPSTHPALQYSEQEKLAQQYMRQFEHTCNCMKSKIN; via the exons ATGGATAATGAAGATATTTTGGTTACTTCTCA CAACAGGAGTAGAAATTTTAGCCATGAGGAAGAAAGAGCATTGGTGGAACTAGTTATAAAACACAAAGATGTAGTCCTAAACAAATGCACCAATTCAGCTGCTAATATTGCTAAAGAGGAAGGGTGGAAAAAAATATGCAAGGAAATTAATAAAAGAGGCTTCGAATATAAAAGAACCTCCGAAAGTTTGAAAACAAAATGGTTAAATCTTAAAAGGTTTGCAAAGAAAGTGTCACACAATATTATAGATGACACGAACTTAGATGAAGTGTTAACTAGTGTTGTGATGCTGATAAATGAGATGGACACAGGTGCAAGTCTGACTGCAGTTCCAATGGATGGTAGTGAAAACAATACAAATGGCAGTACGACTGAAGCTCCTCAGGAGGATAGTTTTCAAGCAGTAAATG ATATGGAAGAAGAGAAAGAGAAGGTCAACCTCTGGAGTGACAATGCACATAATCAGTCAGATGAATCTGATG ATGCTGTAAAAGTTGTGCCAATCAAGCG AAGACGCTTCAGAACATTGAACTTCACTCCATCGGAATGTAGTCTACTCCTGAAGTGTATCAGAGAAGAAAAGGATAATATACTGATTAAAGGCAAAGGAATGTCAGCGAAGGCTATCAAAATGCAAAATAGGGCATGGGATAGG ATAACTCAGAAATATAACAAACTGAGCCCACGGAAGAGGACGTATAAAGTGTTGCGCACGAaatttgataatatgaaaagaaTGAGTAACAGCGTTAACTTTAAAGACATTTTTTCTTCGGACAAAGATGAAAAATTTGACAGAAACAGAAACCGCCAACATGAAAGACTTGATGAAAAACATGAAGATTTTGCTGAG GTAAAATATGAATTCAAAACAGAGCCTGTGCCTGACACCAGTATGGATAAGGACAGTGACGTAGATAATGAGGAATACCCGGATATTTCCGTCGCATCTCGtgataaatatgaaaaatactCGGACCCACTATCTACGGTCCTAAATGGAGATTCTGGGATGG AATCCATAAGCCATTTCGGGTCTTACACTCCACCGGAAAATAAGGAAATATCAAAACTGAAGCTAGAATTGCTGAAGTATCAACTGGAAACTGCAAGA tTGGAAAGACAAAGAATCAGCGCAGCTTTAGAAGGAGAAAACTCCGAGCGACAGTCAAAAGCCATAGAAACATCGCTTCGATTACGAGCGGCGAGATTAGACACCGTTGCCTCCGAGTCAAAACTGCCCTCAACCCATCCCGCACTGCAATACAGTGAACAAGAGAAACTAGCGCAACAGTACATGCGACAATTTGAGCACACTTGCAATTGTATGAAAAGTAAGATTAATTAA
- the LOC123868215 gene encoding uncharacterized protein LOC123868215 isoform X2, with product MDNEDILVTSHNRSRNFSHEEERALVELVIKHKDVVLNKCTNSAANIAKEEGWKKICKEINKRGFEYKRTSESLKTKWLNLKRFAKKVSHNIIDDTNLDEVLTSVVMLINEMDTGASLTAVPMDGSENNTNGSTTEAPQEDSFQAVNDMEEEKEKVNLWSDNAHNQSDESDVSDAVKVVPIKRRRFRTLNFTPSECSLLLKCIREEKDNILIKGKGMSAKAIKMQNRAWDRITQKYNKLSPRKRTYKVLRTKFDNMKRMSNSVNFKDIFSSDKDEKFDRNRNRQHERLDEKHEDFAEVKYEFKTEPVPDTSMDKDSDVDNEEYPDISVASRDKYEKYSDPLSTVLNGDSGMESISHFGSYTPPENKEISKLKLELLKYQLETARLERQRISAALEGENSERQSKAIETSLRLRAARLDTVASESKLPSTHPALQYSEQEKLAQQYMRQFEHTCNCMKSKIN from the exons ATGGATAATGAAGATATTTTGGTTACTTCTCA CAACAGGAGTAGAAATTTTAGCCATGAGGAAGAAAGAGCATTGGTGGAACTAGTTATAAAACACAAAGATGTAGTCCTAAACAAATGCACCAATTCAGCTGCTAATATTGCTAAAGAGGAAGGGTGGAAAAAAATATGCAAGGAAATTAATAAAAGAGGCTTCGAATATAAAAGAACCTCCGAAAGTTTGAAAACAAAATGGTTAAATCTTAAAAGGTTTGCAAAGAAAGTGTCACACAATATTATAGATGACACGAACTTAGATGAAGTGTTAACTAGTGTTGTGATGCTGATAAATGAGATGGACACAGGTGCAAGTCTGACTGCAGTTCCAATGGATGGTAGTGAAAACAATACAAATGGCAGTACGACTGAAGCTCCTCAGGAGGATAGTTTTCAAGCAGTAAATG ATATGGAAGAAGAGAAAGAGAAGGTCAACCTCTGGAGTGACAATGCACATAATCAGTCAGATGAATCTGATG TTTCAGATGCTGTAAAAGTTGTGCCAATCAAGCG AAGACGCTTCAGAACATTGAACTTCACTCCATCGGAATGTAGTCTACTCCTGAAGTGTATCAGAGAAGAAAAGGATAATATACTGATTAAAGGCAAAGGAATGTCAGCGAAGGCTATCAAAATGCAAAATAGGGCATGGGATAGG ATAACTCAGAAATATAACAAACTGAGCCCACGGAAGAGGACGTATAAAGTGTTGCGCACGAaatttgataatatgaaaagaaTGAGTAACAGCGTTAACTTTAAAGACATTTTTTCTTCGGACAAAGATGAAAAATTTGACAGAAACAGAAACCGCCAACATGAAAGACTTGATGAAAAACATGAAGATTTTGCTGAG GTAAAATATGAATTCAAAACAGAGCCTGTGCCTGACACCAGTATGGATAAGGACAGTGACGTAGATAATGAGGAATACCCGGATATTTCCGTCGCATCTCGtgataaatatgaaaaatactCGGACCCACTATCTACGGTCCTAAATGGAGATTCTGGGATGG AATCCATAAGCCATTTCGGGTCTTACACTCCACCGGAAAATAAGGAAATATCAAAACTGAAGCTAGAATTGCTGAAGTATCAACTGGAAACTGCAAGA tTGGAAAGACAAAGAATCAGCGCAGCTTTAGAAGGAGAAAACTCCGAGCGACAGTCAAAAGCCATAGAAACATCGCTTCGATTACGAGCGGCGAGATTAGACACCGTTGCCTCCGAGTCAAAACTGCCCTCAACCCATCCCGCACTGCAATACAGTGAACAAGAGAAACTAGCGCAACAGTAC ATGCGACAATTTGAGCACACTTGCAATTGTATGAAAagtaagattaattaa
- the LOC123868221 gene encoding N-alpha-acetyltransferase 10, whose product MNIRCARPSDLMNMQHCNLLCLPENYQMKYYFYHGLSWPQLSYVAEDEKGHIVGYVLAKMEEDGEDNRHGHITSLAVKRSHRRLGLAQKLMNQASLAMVECFQAKYVSLHVRKSNRAALNLYTNSLGFKILEIEPKYYADGEDAYSMMRDLSTFAADSKTDTPADNLEIKSESAIVSQC is encoded by the exons ATGAATATTCGCTGTGCTCGTCCTAGTGATCTTATGAACATGCAGCATTGCAACTTGTTATGCTTGCCAGAGAACTACCagatgaaatattatttctatcatGGTTTATCATGGCCCCAGCTCAGTTATGTGGCAGAAGACGAAAAAGGTCACATAGTAG GCTATGTATTGGCAAAGATGGAGGAGGATGGTGAAGATAATCGCCATGGACACATTACTTCCCTTGCAGTCAAGAGATCCCATCGGCGACTTGGGCTTGCTCAAAAGCTGATGAATCAAGCTTCATTGGCTATGGTGGAGTGTTTTCAA gcCAAATATGTATCACTGCATGTTAGAAAAAGCAACAGAGCTGCGCTTAATTTGTACACAAACTCACTCGGTTTCAAGATCTTAGAAATTGAACCAAAATACTATGCAGATGGTGAAGATGCCTACTCTATGATGAGAGACCTCAGCACTTTTGCGGCTGATAGTAAGACAGACACCCCAGCTGACAATTTAGAAATCAAGTCTGAATCTGCTATTGTGTCACAGTGTTGA
- the LOC123868215 gene encoding uncharacterized protein LOC123868215 isoform X1 yields MDNEDILVTSHNRSRNFSHEEERALVELVIKHKDVVLNKCTNSAANIAKEEGWKKICKEINKRGFEYKRTSESLKTKWLNLKRFAKKVSHNIIDDTNLDEVLTSVVMLINEMDTGASLTAVPMDGSENNTNGSTTEAPQEDSFQAVNDMEEEKEKVNLWSDNAHNQSDESDVSDAVKVVPIKRRRFRTLNFTPSECSLLLKCIREEKDNILIKGKGMSAKAIKMQNRAWDRITQKYNKLSPRKRTYKVLRTKFDNMKRMSNSVNFKDIFSSDKDEKFDRNRNRQHERLDEKHEDFAEVKYEFKTEPVPDTSMDKDSDVDNEEYPDISVASRDKYEKYSDPLSTVLNGDSGMESISHFGSYTPPENKEISKLKLELLKYQLETARLERQRISAALEGENSERQSKAIETSLRLRAARLDTVASESKLPSTHPALQYSEQEKLAQQYMRQFEHTCNCMKSKIN; encoded by the exons ATGGATAATGAAGATATTTTGGTTACTTCTCA CAACAGGAGTAGAAATTTTAGCCATGAGGAAGAAAGAGCATTGGTGGAACTAGTTATAAAACACAAAGATGTAGTCCTAAACAAATGCACCAATTCAGCTGCTAATATTGCTAAAGAGGAAGGGTGGAAAAAAATATGCAAGGAAATTAATAAAAGAGGCTTCGAATATAAAAGAACCTCCGAAAGTTTGAAAACAAAATGGTTAAATCTTAAAAGGTTTGCAAAGAAAGTGTCACACAATATTATAGATGACACGAACTTAGATGAAGTGTTAACTAGTGTTGTGATGCTGATAAATGAGATGGACACAGGTGCAAGTCTGACTGCAGTTCCAATGGATGGTAGTGAAAACAATACAAATGGCAGTACGACTGAAGCTCCTCAGGAGGATAGTTTTCAAGCAGTAAATG ATATGGAAGAAGAGAAAGAGAAGGTCAACCTCTGGAGTGACAATGCACATAATCAGTCAGATGAATCTGATG TTTCAGATGCTGTAAAAGTTGTGCCAATCAAGCG AAGACGCTTCAGAACATTGAACTTCACTCCATCGGAATGTAGTCTACTCCTGAAGTGTATCAGAGAAGAAAAGGATAATATACTGATTAAAGGCAAAGGAATGTCAGCGAAGGCTATCAAAATGCAAAATAGGGCATGGGATAGG ATAACTCAGAAATATAACAAACTGAGCCCACGGAAGAGGACGTATAAAGTGTTGCGCACGAaatttgataatatgaaaagaaTGAGTAACAGCGTTAACTTTAAAGACATTTTTTCTTCGGACAAAGATGAAAAATTTGACAGAAACAGAAACCGCCAACATGAAAGACTTGATGAAAAACATGAAGATTTTGCTGAG GTAAAATATGAATTCAAAACAGAGCCTGTGCCTGACACCAGTATGGATAAGGACAGTGACGTAGATAATGAGGAATACCCGGATATTTCCGTCGCATCTCGtgataaatatgaaaaatactCGGACCCACTATCTACGGTCCTAAATGGAGATTCTGGGATGG AATCCATAAGCCATTTCGGGTCTTACACTCCACCGGAAAATAAGGAAATATCAAAACTGAAGCTAGAATTGCTGAAGTATCAACTGGAAACTGCAAGA tTGGAAAGACAAAGAATCAGCGCAGCTTTAGAAGGAGAAAACTCCGAGCGACAGTCAAAAGCCATAGAAACATCGCTTCGATTACGAGCGGCGAGATTAGACACCGTTGCCTCCGAGTCAAAACTGCCCTCAACCCATCCCGCACTGCAATACAGTGAACAAGAGAAACTAGCGCAACAGTACATGCGACAATTTGAGCACACTTGCAATTGTATGAAAAGTAAGATTAATTAA